The bacterium genome contains the following window.
GATTTTATGAACTCACGCTTGCTAATACCAAGGCTTGGGCAAAGACGGATATAAAGGTTTTCATTTGTCACGATGATATGGTTTGGACGGAAGGAGCTTTCATCCAACCGAGTTGGTATAGGAAGTACATCTTCCCACGCTATAAAAAGCTCTGGGAACCCCTGAAGGAAAAGGGAATAAAGGTTCTATTTTGTTCAGATGGCGATTTCACGGAATTCGTTGACGATTTGGCGGAAGCTGGTGCTGATGGCTTCATCTTTGAGCCTCTCACCAATTTGGATTACATCGTTGAGCGCTATGGGAAAACCCACATCATAGTAGGAAACGCCGATTGCAGAATATTGACCTTTGGCACGAAGGAGGACATAGAGAAAGAAGTGAAGAGATGCATAGAGAAGGCGAAGCATTGCCCAGGCTTCATAATGGCTGTGGGCAATCATATCCCCTCAAATGTCCCAATTGAGAATGCCCTTTACTATTTTGAGCTCGTGAGAAAATATGGCAGGCGCTGAAGGGAGTTTATCTTGCCTTGTAGCGAATGAGCAAGCTACTCCTCTTCTCCGGAAGGCGAATCTCCAGTCCGTCCTTCAAAAGCTTCTCACCAGACACGACCATTTTCTTCTTCTTGAATGAATCATCTATGAACTCCAACTCGTATGTTTCATTCGGAGATAACCCCCTTGGTGCAACCAAGATGCCGAGATATTCGCATTCGGGACGGCGGAAGGCGTAAATTATCCCCTCCTTCAGATCCGAGCGATGAAACTGATAGGCTGTAATTTGTTCAAGGGATTTGCTGATTGGGGTTAATGGGTAGAAATCGCCAATCCAATACTTTCTGTTTTCTTTAGCCTCGTTTATAGCCTTTCTTGCCAATTCCCAGGGGAAATTCTTATCAAGGTACGGGAGCTCGCATATCGCTCCCGCTGTTTGACCGCTCCTGAACTCGTACGGCTCGGGCGACCATATTCCCACCGTGAAGAGGGGAATATATTGAGCCAAGCCCATGCTCTGGTTTTGATTCCATTCGGGATGACCGGGGAAACAGCCTGTATCGCTGCGCCAAAGGGGAACGGAACGCATTATAGTCTCCAAATCTATCCTCCTTCCTCCGCTGGCGCAGTTGTCAATCATCAAACCGGGATGTCTTGCTAAAAGCTCATCCCACATCTCATATAAACCCTCAACATATCTTATCTCCGTTATCCCTTGGCGGTCAGGTTCATCGTTCGCTCGCCAGTAGGGAAGCGGGTCAATATTGAAATCGTTGCGATATATATCCAACCCGAACTCCTCTATTATCTTGGAGAGAAGCTCCGTGAGCCATCTGCGAGCCTCGGGCTCGTTCAACTTGAATAATCCACCCCTTTCCCCACCAAAAACCCATTCAGGATGTTCACGGGCAATCTGGGTTCCTTGCGCTACCCTTTCCGGCTCAACCCACAGGATGAATTTCATTCCCAACTTATGACACTTATCGCTTATCGGCTTCAAGCCATTCGGGAAAGCTTCCGGCTTAGGGAACCAATTGCCCACTCCATTCGGAAAATCCCCCACGAACCAGCCAGCATCAAACCAATATGTATCGCACCCCATTTTATGAGCGGCCTCAACCCCTTCCAATTGTCCCTCCTCAGTCGCCCATCGTGGCAGGGTGAAATTGTAGCGGCCAAATGTTTCAAGAGCGATTGGGAGTTCCGCCGGCTTACCATTGAATTTGGGGATATAATGAGCAATCAGCAATCTCCTGAAGAGATTATGCCCTTCCCATCTATCCCCTCGCCAACTCATGAGGAGAATGCGGGGCGTTCTTATCCTCTCTCCTGGCAAGAGCTTTAAGTGGGTAAATTCCATTCCCGCTTGGATATGTGTCTCACAAGTGGATGTCTTAGGTCTCTCAAGGGAAACAGCCCATTGCCCTGTCCAGCCAATCCCCAAGATTACCCCCTTATCACAGTATTGGAAATTCATAAAAGGGAAGCCGCTAATTGAGGAAGGTCTCCCACCGGTGGGAGCAATCTTCAAGCTATCTCCCACCTTAACGGGAGTATCAATCGGCAAAAATGTGTTTTCATCGCAGGAATCGCCGTGGAGTTGATGAAGAATTCCCTCCCTATACATATTTCCCGTCGCTAAATCAATATCTAAAGCTTGGATGTTCTCAATGATAGGGGTGGGTTCGTTTCCCCTGTTCTCAAAATAAAGCACCCATTCAACTGCGGGGAAATCTTTATATATCTTTACATCCGCTTCCACAAGCAGATTGGTCTGATGGTCAAGCCATGACACTTTGTATAT
Protein-coding sequences here:
- a CDS encoding alpha-galactosidase; amino-acid sequence: MDKESLEQEIRKITNVFVSSFTGEKVFPPPLELKLIRQDFALLRFGESCMNTPLRIGSKSFKNGLGTHANSEILVKLPEGASKFKAFVGIDNNFDTQGFRGSVVFSVEVDGKELAKTPVLKGGDEPYKIEIAIPEGAKELTLKVDTTPDGPGWDQSDWADAQIIMKDGKIIFLDEGQNDLLLLDRVNPPFHFVYNGVPSELLLRDWEKEILESEEKDKRIYKVSWLDHQTNLLVEADVKIYKDFPAVEWVLYFENRGNEPTPIIENIQALDIDLATGNMYREGILHQLHGDSCDENTFLPIDTPVKVGDSLKIAPTGGRPSSISGFPFMNFQYCDKGVILGIGWTGQWAVSLERPKTSTCETHIQAGMEFTHLKLLPGERIRTPRILLMSWRGDRWEGHNLFRRLLIAHYIPKFNGKPAELPIALETFGRYNFTLPRWATEEGQLEGVEAAHKMGCDTYWFDAGWFVGDFPNGVGNWFPKPEAFPNGLKPISDKCHKLGMKFILWVEPERVAQGTQIAREHPEWVFGGERGGLFKLNEPEARRWLTELLSKIIEEFGLDIYRNDFNIDPLPYWRANDEPDRQGITEIRYVEGLYEMWDELLARHPGLMIDNCASGGRRIDLETIMRSVPLWRSDTGCFPGHPEWNQNQSMGLAQYIPLFTVGIWSPEPYEFRSGQTAGAICELPYLDKNFPWELARKAINEAKENRKYWIGDFYPLTPISKSLEQITAYQFHRSDLKEGIIYAFRRPECEYLGILVAPRGLSPNETYELEFIDDSFKKKKMVVSGEKLLKDGLEIRLPEKRSSLLIRYKAR